Below is a genomic region from Salmo trutta chromosome 19, fSalTru1.1, whole genome shotgun sequence.
TTTTCAGGAGAGCACAATACATTATAGCACAGAAGATGGTTCAAGTTGAGTTAGGAACGTTTTTTTTGTCAGTTAATGGATAAACCCATGCTCACTTTGGTCCTTCATGTTTTGGATTGGTAATTGCAAATGGGTCAAGGTTTACTATTGAAAGTAATATTTTTTCTATGTGCAGATTCACAAGTGGGTGTCTCCTCCCTCCTGTTGGATTGTGATGAGACTGACTCTGCTGACATCTCCAGCGATACTAGCTCCAGCAGTCTGCCCTCACCTGAGCAGTTCCGCAGAGAGAAagtctatggtgtgtgtgtgtgttggtctagGACTCAGCAGGCACTGTAATAAGACCTGGCTGACGGCCCATGCCCTAAGAAGTTGAGTGACAGGGATTTTTCAATCCATCTTTTTTTGCGGTTTAGAAGAGATAGTGGCCTTCCCCAGTGAGGAGATGTTGGACCTGAATGTAAAGAACTCCACTCTCCTAGATGTCAGCCATGCTGAGGACATCCACATGCAGCAGCCTCCTAACCTGTCCTCCATCATTGGTAAGAGATACAGCACAATACTGGACATACAGGATGttaccccaaatggcaccctattgacTTTATAGACTACTGTTTTGACCTGTGCAcctagtgcaccacttttgaccagagaccgaTCTTGGGAaaatagtgccatttgggacataacccaAGTTTTTGtaattcttttttatttttttattttaaggaCCCTGAAACCTTGTCAACCTTGGAGAGGTTTAGTATTCCATGCTTCCTTATCTGcgcaaaatgttattttttttctttgcaGACATTTCCCAAATGAATGATGAAAAAGATCAGGAAAAAAGGTCAATATGATTGAATGGCCCGACTCTTTGTATAAGATGtgacattttatttttcataGAATGAATAGTCATTTATATTCTAACAAAGAGCCTTTATTTGTTTACAGACGTTTAGCGCTACCCATTAGAAGTACATATTCAGGTATTTGCTTatattttttatcattatttaTAAATAACTAATAgtaatttgttttttattttttgaaaaaaatacctAACAAAAGCAGGTGAACGCATATAGAACTGATGATTTATTTTCCATGTATTTGTAGACAAGCTGTTCAATGCCTATGTGTCAGTTGAAAGCACACCCCTAGCTGGAGGAGTAACTGTGCCCTCAGTCCCCAAGAAAACACAAAGGGTATGAAAACGCTCACCTGTCTTGTATTTCTCAGATTCTATCTGAGCTACAAGTGGCATGTAAAGAGAAACTGTGGCTCATCTGCAAGTGTAAGAATGTCAGTTAGTAATGAAGTCCTCCTCTCACAGCCAGTGACGATTAGACCCAGGAAGATCAAATGCAGGAAGAGAGTAAAATTCTGTGACTCTGTTACCACTGAGAAGATGGTAGTGAACAATGTGGAGCCTGTCAGTGACCACACGGTCAGTGAGAGGACCAGAGACACAGTAGACAACAGAGAGACTGCTGCCCCTGAAGTAGTCCCTCAAGTCCTGAAAATACCCACACATCACTCACCAGAGCAAGCCAAGTTCTTTGACTTTGCAgacgagaaagaaagaaacaccTTCTTTCAAAAGTTGAGGAAGAGGTACTCCTCCGTGAGGGTAAGCATCCTCTCTGGATGGTCAGTCTTTGGATGATTGCAGATGCCATGTATCAAGAATTTGCTCTCATAGTATGTTGTTTGACTGACCATGTCCTGGTATTGTTCGTCACCAGAGTATATTCGCCAATGTTGGTGGGCGTTCGACAGATACATTTGAAGATGAGGGTAATGTTTGGTAAGCACAATTTCTATATAGGATGAAGTCCTGCAGATGTTAGTAAAATGGTTGGTTCCTAGGACAAAAATGTCTTGCAGAAATGTTAttactagggttgcacattttggggtatattcagaggtggaaactttccgtgggaatataTGGGTATTAATGGGAAATATATgcatattaataccatttaaatgtaatgttttttgcattggatatatttaccatatcatatggagaaagaaacaaaccttttaccttatcaaaagtagacataattgcaaatgattaaatccttccaatagaaaaacaactatttagttatgaattgaactttaattaaatgagttgactcttcacatgggatgatttcactgaacaacaaaagggaatattgaatgatccccaatgatccatcgcatctcccaaaaacgttttcaacacatctgtaaaatgagtctagaaactaaagctttggttgtcttcctctgtCTTCCATGTTTTCTcgctggacctcctcaatgtccacttcttgaacatcagactttgagtcctcatcttcactgtcactttccaattTTGTTGACgatggcttgttgtcaggctcaaaaaggcTCAAATTTGCCCGGGTGACCACCAATATTTCAACCcgtgtattggtcagcctgttgcatgctttggtgtgtgtgtgtgttcccaaacgaggaccagttgcgctctgaggtggctgatgttggtgggatttggaggatgatggaggcaaccgTGTAAAGAGCCTGAGATCTACAAAGTCACTTCCagcaggtggctgatgagatatgttggcacgactgccatattgcatctccatcccaaagcccttgcttggaagtgtacttcgccagacagCCAAGAACCTtgtcctcatccaggccaaggtggcgagacacagtaatgatgacaccataggccttgttgttctctgcaccagacaggatgctcttgccagcatacttgcggtccaacatgtatgctgcgGTGTGTAAGGACTTCAGGCAGAAGTCAtcacgctttttgatgcatttcagaactgcagtttcctctgcttggagcaacagtgaagtgggcagggcagtatggatttattctcttacatctgcaagcagagtctgaacatcagacaggatggcattgtctccctcaattcgtgcaatggctactgctataggtttcaggagtttcaggctgcttaccactctctcccaaaatacaacATCCAGGatgatcctcttgatggggctgtccatatcagcagactgatatggccatttcttggagagactcctcccctccaggagactgtcaaacatgatgacaacacccccccaacgggtgttgctgggcagctttaatgtggtgctcttattcttctcactttgcttggtgaggtagatagCTGCTATAACTTGTTGACCCTTCAcgtacctaaccatttccttggctctcttgtagagtgtatccattgtttccAGTGCCAttatgtccttgaggagcagattcaatccatgagcagcacagccaatgggtgtgatgtgagggtaggactcctccactttagaccaagcatcCTTCATGTTCGCatcattgtctgtcaccagtgcaaataccatctgtggtccaaggtcattgatgactgccttcagctcatcttcaatgtagagaccggtgtgtctgttgtcccttgtgtctgtgcttttgtagaatactggttgaggggtggagatgtagttaattattccttgcccactaACATTCGatcacccatcagagatgattgcaatacagactgctttctctatgatttgcttgaccttcacttgaactctgttgaactctgcatccagcaaatgagtagataaagcatgtctggttgaaggggtgtatgctgggaaaagaacattcagaaatctcttccaatacaatttgcctgtgagcatcagagttGAActagttgcatacacagctcgagcaagacattcatcagcatttctgtgactgttcctccattgagtcaaaaaaaacttctgattccaggaggaccttGCTATctataaggtgtctgattcatcattttcacctcaaatagaagaagagggacttttgtcagagctTGCTTGTTGTGAgagctgagggaactttatgcacttggctagatgattctgcatctttgttgcattcttcacatatgatttggcacagtatttgcaaatgtacacagcttttccttctacattagctgcagtgaagtgtcttcacacatcagatagtgcccttggcattttcctgtaaagattagaaaaacatatacaattccatgtacagataaatagttaagcagttagattaaacaactcctttgtaagaaatgttttaaaatgaaacatgtatggaaacaggtgaattaacactcctcagttagcaggctcaagcaagctaaaacccacatggtagcaaaaactaactagcagaaattgttaacaagttagaaatgatttaaacacactttgctgtaggctactatttactagttaacaaaaaataatgtatgtcatataaaatatattcaccccacccagtatttgaatcaaaacttaccagaaagcatgtagtccttggctcagacagtctAGTAGTCTgagctcaatagcatctcattagtgtgcaagatcttgagaatcagctgtacatgtgatggaagagggCACTCTGTgaatgcagagggttgcaattcttTTGAATTGGGGTTAacaaaaatatgccacaagacgtagaattgccttgtgtatcccactAAAAAGGTTCACTTGTAATAAGCTAACTTTtcttgatgaatttaagcaaaattcccgggcttaacttcccatggaaaattttcggtaatttaccggaaagtttctgACTGTGTCCTCTCAAGTATTTCCATgggtagggccaggagtttttcctgaccaatGTGACCGGACCTGCGGACCTTAGCTAATTCTGTGGCAAAacaattcttaaatggaagcaaactgaaCAAAACGGGGAGGGATCTACTTGAATAGAAACTCTCGCTTTGCTCCTGTGTGGCTAAGTTGGTATGGtgggaccagtacagaaaaaaGTATGAACATTtattcactcactactgtaagtcactctggttaagagtgtctgctaaatgacaacaaTTTTAATGTAAAATGCTCTGTTTACTGTTTGAAaaccaaatggaagcaaacagtTTCCGTAGGTAATACGCCACAGGAAAAGCTCTTGGCTCTAGTTATTAGCTGTAAATCGGGCTTGAGTTTTTCCTACTCGGGAGAAATCCCTACCGCCCTATCCGTTAAACATTATACTGTTTTGTTTTTATCATTTATAGTAATGGTTGAGTATGATTGATCTGCTGTTACTTTTGTTCATTTTCCATTGTTATTTAATATTGTGCTTTATTCACTCTGCAGTACCAAGTAGTTAAAGGGCTGAACCATTTGTGCAAAGCGTACCGCTTCCAGTCCTCCAGGAAGTAAAGCCACCACAACTTGTAAAAGCTGTCGTCAATACCGGTGAGAAAGCAAACAAACCACATTGTCTGACGCTCATATTTGAACCTTATTTTACATGCCATTTTCTCTAAGTATTAATCTCACAATGCCCATTTTATTCATTCCCTTTTAGGACACTTCTGATCCCTAAAGGTTTTCACAGTCCATGGACAGACAGGTTGTtgtggttaaataaaataaaaaatgaaattctGTTGCTGTAATAGATAATGTAGATACATAATGTAcaattattttaatttaattaaCATAATAAATTGATAAAATTACAGTTCTGCTGTATTTGAGCTTATTATTTGACTAAACATGTGACATATATTTCAGGCATAGAATTGGACTGTGATGTATACAAATAATTTATTTATGTTTTAGGTGTTgaatgtacattttttatttggtgTCTTGTATTCGAACTTTCAGCCAAAACATAAACAGAGTGATTATTCTGACCACGTGGTGCTACGCCAAAAATATCATCCAATCAAGTGTTTTCGAGAAGGAGCAGTGGATCGTCGTCCAATCAGAAAACTGTAGTGGGTTTCCAAGCAGTTCGTGTGACTAATGCCTGTCATATGACTCTGCCACAAATGGAGTTAGTTTCAAGGAACTAGGGCTGCACTTGGATTTGGAAGAAAGCGAGACTTTCTAAAATGCCTCCAACTCTTTTTCAGAAACTTTTTAATAAAAGAAATTCATTTTCGCCGCCCCCAAGATGCAACAAAGAGGACCCCGCGTTCAGGTTTGTGCGCATGCTATCTACAATAAACTGCAAGctatagctagctggctagttaacGTTAGTTGAGCAGCTCATGTTCTTGTGCAAGTGGTGAGCAGAAGTTGTCCCGAGTATTAGGTATTAAGATACAGTTTTGCAATCCTTAACATGCAACGTGTTTTAGCCACCTACCATTCTGATAACTGCTGTAAGATGACGTTAATTATTGCCACCTGCTAGTTAAGTTAGCTAACCCACGCCAATCACATCGTGAAATCGCTTGAGAAAGACTGGGTTTTTGTAGAAAATATGGCAATGCTTCCGCTGTTTTGTTGGAAATTACTTGAAGCTAATAATGTTAATATTTTGTGTTGTGCTGGATAGGGTGTCTTTGTCGCGTttacttacagtgaaatacaTTTTCGGAATTATGTTTAATATCagtgtacacaaacaacaagaatGCATAACTAGCAAGCTACAATTCAAGATTATTATCATCACTTGGTGCCAAGTATAACGTGCATGCATGTTACTGTACCCAGTCGCAGGCACAGTAGCTCTGTACGTGCAACGGTGCACGTGACTGTTCAATGGGCCTCTGACAACTAGATAACTAGATGTCTGGGAAACGGATGCGCTGTGAAGGCTCTGTAAATACTGGACTTGTGCTATACTTTCTCTGATTACCATGAAATTACTAAGCATTGGTGACATTGACCTTCTGTTACTGCGCATTGGGAAATACTTTTTTATAAATTCTTAAATACTGCCATGTCATTTTTGGGATGTCATGCTAAAATATTTAATGTTTGAATTATAGGCCTATAATTTATATGTCAGTTGGATTCTATTTGTCGTCACTCATGAGACCCCCGATGCTAAGTCCCCTCACCTATATGTGTCAACAACATTCTACAGCCAGAAATATATGTTGTCTGAGATAAATGGAGCATAGTGAATTTCGCCCTTCGGCTTCTATTGTGGCATGGCTTACTATTCCCTTTCTGGCCCACAAGACAGTACATTTCTTTGGCACACAGGCTTCGTTTATCAGACATGCAGGACTGACAGACAGGAGTTCACTAACACTCACTCAGGCACAGGTCTGAAGAAGCAACACTTTGGTGTCTAATTTAATTAATTAGCTTATCTGATAGTGACACTACTCACATACTGACACCTGTGATTGAGCTTTAAGATGTTGTGAATTACCGTTCTGAGCAAACTTCTCATCTGGAGCAGTTTGTGAGGGCGCAAACATGCTGGGATTGAGATGTCACTGTGCTGCCTACTTATCAACGGCTCTTCTCTAAACCCATCGTCATATCAATCTGAGACAAGTAATGAAAAGTTCATGTTAAGGAGTCTCTGTTGGACTGGGCCTGGAACAGCACTGCACTCCCTAAGAATACCAGGCAGGGCAGCAGGTTGGCTGACCCTCTGAGGAAAACCTAAACAGCGCTCATATTTCCTTGGCTATGAGTGACCCAAGAGCAGCATACTGTACATTGCTAAGAGATCCCACCCAGGGGCTTTGTTtgcaacaggggcaggcagggGAGCAAACAAATGTCCTTCCTGTACCACAGCACAGCCTGAAGTGTGGACTTAACACACTGCTCCTTCCCCAGCCAGTTCTCTGTAGATCATAAATGCTAAACTGATATTTTCAATCATTTCTGTTTGTCTATTAAGCCTTTAGCTGTAGTAGTGAAATGGGTTGAGAGAGGAGAAATCTATGCTCAAGTTCCATCTCCTGGCCCTCTGCACATAGTTTCAAAACAGTGTGTGTCATGTGAGGgatcatcaatcataatgtctgcCAGAGTATCACATGTCTGTATTCCCCAGTCATTCACAATCTATAAAAGTAACTGCCAAGTTAGATGTGGGAAAGTTATTGCTTTTTTATTCCCAATGTCCGCCTTCCCCTGTTTTGAGTGATGGTTTGGCTAccttgtatttaaaaaaaattaataataataattataattatatgAGTTTGGCTAGTGAGTGTGTTGCATCTCAGCAGGCAGGCCAGTGGTCTGTAAGACAGCTTGTCGACATGTTCTTCCTATACGGGCTATTTTAAGTGGCCCGGCGTTCTCAGAACAGCAGTCATGGTAAAGATATATtttttctccagccccatcccttaaTGGAAAACTCCATCCAATATTTTGGTATTcatttcattagtccattgttgacacaatcccaaaatgttttgcttgtcagcaatcaagttttcaagatatgtaactttcaaaatacagaagtCATCCCGTACTTTGCATTTTGCATAATATGATGCTGCGTTTTGTGTCATATGATGCAAATTGCATCGTGAGGATTTCTGTATTTTTAAAGTTACATATcatgaaaacttgattgctgacaagcaaaacattttgggattgTGTCAACAATGGACTGAACAGACACCCAAaagttgtctgttcttttgaccaattgTTCAGtcaaaatctctctctcgctctctcatttaTATGAAtgaaatcaactatatgcattgagcttgtctgatgctttaagcttacGGTATGAAATAAGACAAATGCCTCAAGGGGGCGCAAGAGGtctagactagaggtcgaccgatttaatcggaatggccgatttctagttttcataacaattggtaatcggcatttttggac
It encodes:
- the LOC115154015 gene encoding uncharacterized protein LOC115154015, translated to MIQRSTENHRVFVGMVRSKCRSDDTITRREGMLSSSSRRQSGDTPLKSGFTRGKLKRLFPKPLCARPKGHVLSPINESTCTDHRSVSSTAPWMNRMLESNGTESTIHYSTEDGSNSQVGVSSLLLDCDETDSADISSDTSSSSLPSPEQFRREKVYEEIVAFPSEEMLDLNVKNSTLLDVSHAEDIHMQQPPNLSSIIDISQMNDEKDQEKRRLALPIRSTYSDKLFNAYVSVESTPLAGGVTVPSVPKKTQRV